From Nymphalis io chromosome 10, ilAglIoxx1.1, whole genome shotgun sequence, a single genomic window includes:
- the LOC126771261 gene encoding ATP-binding cassette sub-family G member 1 encodes MTPGVKEGQCMELSNNNITPLLPRTSVCLEFKNITCSIKTFSISKFRLETRNILKGVNGCFKPGQLTAIMGPSGAGKTTLLNILAGYSTKGAKGEITVNGVCTCASQSTGRGGARYIRQHDDLRVHLTVYESMSLAAALKLADFKSQERKEKVLEVLALLGLSKTSRTLCRDLSGGQKRRLAVALELLSDPSLLFLDEPTTGLDSSASTSLIALLNGLARGGRTLVATIHQPSALLFDKIDSIYCLTSGNTLYSGPRMYLLDSLASAGLRCPPYHNPADFLMEVASGEYNIDLNGAAKAMLQYKPESTSKEWEDVPVISTFSNALSMDTEMKDKQLRSDKKYQQNYSNRPSGYFKQTWILLYRNYLITTRNYSLFLYRVAAHVVIALIFGYLYSGVGSEASSVLGNYVYLYGSMLLVVYTGKMSVTLSFPLEMDILKGEYFNRWYNLGPYLFSILAVELPFQMISCVSYVVLSYWLTDNPLESTRATLFLATIVATSLCAQAWGYFIGSTTPTKIAVFIGPVLACLFSIFGFCLSLRDTPYSFRWLHHISYFRAGFHVAVHSIYGFNRTKMHCAKEYCHYITPSKFLVEMDMATIDVGVNMAIVLTTTVLMHILTCTTLWYRLNKR; translated from the exons ATGACGCCGGGTGTGAAGGAAGGACAGTGCATGGAACTGAGTAACAACAATATTACTCCCTTGCTACCAAGGACATCAGTTTGTTTGGAGTTTAAGAACATAACATGTTCGATTAAAACTTTCTCCATCAGCAAATTCCGGTTAG aAACTAGGAATATTTTAAAGGGTGTAAATGGATGCTTTAAACCGGGACAGCTCACGGCCATCATGGGTCCATCCGGTGCTGGAAAAACGACTCTGCTGAACATTCTAGCCGGGTATtc AACGAAAGGAGCGAAAGGCGAAATAACAGTGAACGGCGTGTGTACATGCGCGTCGCAGTCCACCGGACGAGGGGGCGCGAGATATATCCGCCAGCACGATGATCTCCGCGTACACCTTACCGTTTATGAGTCCATGTCTCTCGCCGCAGCTCTTAAACTGGCCGATTTCAAGTCACAAGAACGCAAAGAGAAA gtATTGGAAGTGTTGGCACTTTTGGGTCTTAGTAAAACTTCTCGGACACTTTGCAGAGATCTATCCGGTGGTCAAAAAAGGAGACTAGCTGTGGCTCTTGAGCTATTGTCTGACCCATCATTATTGTTTCTTGATGAACCAACTAC tgGATTAGATTCATCAGCATCGACATCCCTAATTGCCCTTCTCAACGGCTTAGCACGTGGAGGCCGAACGCTAGTGGCCACAATACATCAACCCTCTGCACTCCTGTTCGATAAGATTGACTCTATCTACTGTTTAACATCTGGGAATACGCTATACTCTGGACCACGAATGTACCTCCTCGATTCTCTGGCCAGCGCTGGTTTAAGATGTCCACCATATCATAACCCAGCTGATTTCT taATGGAAGTAGCTTCTGGTGAATATAATATTGATCTTAACGGGGCTGCTAAAGCGATGCTTCAGTACAAGCCCGAATCTACCTCCAAGGAATGGGAAGATGTGCCAGTTATATCAACGTTCTCTAATGCACTCA gtatgGATACAGAAATGAAAGACAAACAACTACGAAGCGACAAGAAATATCAACAGAACTATTCAAACAGACCATCTGGATACTTCAAACAGACGTGGATTCTTCTTTATAGAAATTACTTAATAACAACGAGGAATTAC TCTCTATTCCTGTATCGAGTGGCAGCTCACGTAGTAATCGCCCTAATATTTGGATATTTGTACTCGGGAGTTGGCAGCGAGGCCAGCAGTGTCCTTGGAAATTATGTCTACTTGTACGGCTCGATGTTGCTCGTGGTTTATACGGGAAAGATGTCTGTTACATTGTCGT tTCCTCTGGAGATGGATATATTAAAAGGCGAATACTTCAACCGATGGTATAATTTAGgaccttatttattttcaatattagcAGTGGAGTTACCATTCCAG ATGATATCATGTGTATCGTACGTCGTCTTGTCCTACTGGCTAACTGACAACCCGCTTGAATCGACAAGAGCAACGCTATTTCTTGCCACAATAGTGGCTACTTCGCTCTGTGCTCAAGCATGGGGATACTTTATAGGATCTACTACACCCACAAAG ATTGCTGTTTTCATAGGCCCAGTACTCGCCTGTCTATTTTCCATATTTGGTTTCTGCTTATCGTTACGTGACACGCCATACTCGTTCCGATGGCTCCACCATATCTCCTACTTCAGAGCCGGCTTTCACGTCGCTGTGCACTCCATATACGGTTTTAATAGAACAAAAATGCACTGCGCTAAAg AGTATTGCCACTATATAACGCCAAGCAAATTCCTCGTTGAAATGGACATGGCTACTATAGACGTTGGTGTTAATATGGCAATCGTGCTTACCACCACCGTTTTGATGCATATATTGACATGTACGACGCTCTGGTACCGACTTAACAAGAGATGA